One Haloplanus vescus DNA window includes the following coding sequences:
- a CDS encoding acyltransferase yields MRTPTVSRHDRLDRHPTAGPRNSLWHWPTAKHPLRVVVNYLAVWLIRLSPSLRLKNWLLRRLGATVGPGVAFGLEATPDVFWPEHLTIRADAIVGYDATLLCHEFLTEEYRTGEVIVGERALIGASAVVLPGVEIGADAKVAANSLVTEDVPPGTTVAGVPARPVEGGVGRDE; encoded by the coding sequence GTGCGAACGCCGACCGTGAGCCGACACGACCGTCTCGACCGACACCCCACCGCTGGCCCGCGAAACTCGCTGTGGCACTGGCCGACCGCGAAGCATCCGCTCCGGGTCGTCGTGAACTATCTCGCCGTCTGGCTGATTCGTCTCTCGCCGAGTCTGCGCCTGAAAAACTGGCTTCTCCGACGACTCGGGGCGACGGTCGGCCCCGGCGTCGCGTTCGGCCTAGAGGCGACGCCGGACGTGTTCTGGCCCGAGCATCTGACGATTCGAGCGGACGCCATCGTCGGCTACGACGCGACGCTGCTCTGTCACGAGTTCCTGACCGAGGAGTACCGAACGGGGGAGGTTATCGTCGGGGAACGCGCGCTCATAGGCGCGAGCGCCGTCGTCCTGCCGGGCGTCGAAATCGGCGCCGACGCGAAGGTGGCGGCCAACTCGCTGGTCACCGAGGACGTACCGCCGGGGACGACGGTGGCCGGCGTCCCGGCCCGTCCCGTCGAGGGCGGCGTCGGACGCGACGAGTGA
- a CDS encoding mechanosensitive ion channel family protein, with protein MQGGMLAEIVEAVPLRLWFAFGTLFLGLLFGWVTRVTARRFLQRIGIPAAVEGTAFERTARSVGTSTVDILAAIAGYFVFGIAVFAAVAVAEIEYVAQFWNAVAGFLPQLFVAIVVLIAGILLGDKVELLVSERFRGVKIPQIDVLPLIAKYSIFYLAALIALGQVGVATAALIVLLGAYVFALVFLGGLAFRHLLSAGAVGTYLLLNQPYTIGDEIRVGDVQGIVQEMDLFVTHVEIDGEEYVFPNSKVFAEGFVRIRG; from the coding sequence ATGCAGGGCGGGATGCTCGCCGAAATCGTCGAGGCGGTGCCGCTCCGCCTCTGGTTCGCCTTCGGGACGCTCTTTCTCGGCCTGCTGTTCGGCTGGGTGACGCGCGTGACTGCGCGGCGATTCCTCCAGCGAATCGGCATTCCAGCCGCCGTTGAGGGGACGGCCTTCGAGCGCACCGCCCGGAGTGTCGGCACGTCGACCGTCGACATCCTCGCGGCCATCGCGGGCTACTTCGTCTTCGGCATCGCAGTGTTCGCCGCCGTCGCCGTCGCGGAAATCGAGTATGTGGCGCAGTTCTGGAACGCCGTCGCCGGCTTCCTCCCGCAGCTGTTCGTCGCCATCGTCGTCCTCATCGCCGGCATCCTCCTCGGCGACAAGGTGGAACTGCTCGTCTCGGAGCGCTTCCGCGGCGTGAAGATTCCGCAGATAGACGTCCTGCCGCTGATAGCGAAGTACAGCATCTTCTATCTGGCCGCGCTCATCGCACTCGGCCAGGTGGGCGTCGCCACCGCGGCGCTCATCGTCCTCCTCGGCGCGTACGTCTTCGCACTCGTCTTCCTCGGCGGCCTCGCCTTCCGCCACCTGCTCTCGGCCGGTGCAGTCGGCACCTACCTCCTCCTCAATCAACCCTACACTATCGGCGACGAGATTCGCGTCGGCGACGTGCAGGGTATCGTCCAAGAGATGGACCTGTTCGTCACCCACGTCGAAATCGACGGCGAGGAGTACGTCTTCCCGAACAGCAAGGTGTTCGCCGAGGGCTTCGTCCGAATCCGCGGCTGA
- the dacZ gene encoding diadenylate cyclase DacZ, whose product MATLRDSLGGLVDDIDGLFLFTPSAAYYDQFADADVDRVVIAAENSVDADAFVELPLDFDNVRDRIRFGIEGAMEHEFVTEGDSVACTVSMFGDDVDADSVVRVRVDESIRSGIYDLFTDSRAEPGVIRDVFEVAIDLGKKGQKGKPVGALFVVGDAGKVMNKSRPLSYNPFEKSHVHVGDPIVNVMLKEFSRLDGAFIVSDAGKIVSAYRYLEPSAEGVDIPKGLGARHMAGGAITRDTNAIAIVLSESDGMVRAFKGGDLILEIDPEEY is encoded by the coding sequence ATGGCGACGCTACGGGACTCCCTCGGTGGCCTGGTCGACGACATCGACGGACTGTTTCTGTTCACACCGTCGGCGGCGTACTACGACCAGTTCGCGGACGCGGACGTGGACCGAGTGGTCATCGCCGCCGAGAACAGCGTGGACGCCGACGCCTTCGTCGAACTCCCGCTCGACTTCGACAACGTCCGTGACCGAATCCGGTTCGGCATCGAGGGCGCGATGGAACACGAGTTCGTGACGGAGGGTGACTCCGTCGCCTGCACCGTTTCGATGTTCGGCGACGACGTGGACGCGGACTCGGTGGTTCGGGTGCGCGTTGACGAGTCGATTCGCTCCGGCATCTACGACCTGTTCACCGACTCGCGGGCCGAACCCGGCGTCATTCGCGACGTGTTCGAGGTGGCCATCGACCTCGGGAAGAAAGGACAGAAAGGGAAACCCGTCGGCGCGCTCTTCGTCGTCGGCGACGCGGGCAAGGTGATGAACAAGTCCCGCCCGCTGAGCTACAACCCCTTCGAGAAGAGCCACGTCCACGTCGGCGACCCCATCGTGAACGTGATGCTCAAGGAGTTCTCGCGACTTGACGGCGCCTTCATCGTCTCCGACGCGGGCAAAATCGTCTCCGCCTACCGCTATCTCGAACCCTCGGCGGAGGGCGTCGACATCCCGAAAGGCCTCGGGGCGCGTCACATGGCCGGTGGCGCCATCACGCGCGATACGAACGCCATCGCCATCGTCCTCTCGGAATCCGACGGGATGGTGCGGGCGTTCAAGGGTGGCGACCTGATTCTGGAGATAGACCCGGAGGAGTACTGA
- the purD gene encoding phosphoribosylamine--glycine ligase, translating to MSETVLLVGGGGREHAIARAIAPDADLYACASNRNPGIAALAEDTRTIEERDADAIVAFADDVDATLAIIGPESALAAGVADALDDAGVYTFGPSADAARIETDKAYQRRFMQEEGIPGCPDFETFDDMAAACEYIDSYDGDLAVKPAGLTGGKGVRVTGDQVTKDEAKAYLRDADYDRVVLEERLVGEEFTVQAFVANGDVRPTPAVQDHKRAYEGDEGPNTGGMGSYSDAAPTLPFMDESDYAAAVDVLEATVDALPDYKGVLYGQFMLTAEGVRVVEFNARFGDPEAMNTLPVLETPFLDVLTAARDGDDLPTLAFDDRATVCKYAVPAGYPTDPESGARIAVDEESVAAAETESGDALLFYASVDAREDGLYTTTSRAFAVVGIDDTIADAECIAEDALSAAGDGLRVRHDIGTASLVQRRVDHMRDLRE from the coding sequence ATGTCAGAGACGGTACTCCTCGTCGGTGGGGGTGGCCGGGAACACGCTATCGCCCGAGCCATCGCCCCGGACGCGGACCTCTACGCCTGCGCGAGCAATCGAAACCCCGGAATCGCGGCGCTGGCCGAGGACACTCGGACCATCGAGGAACGCGATGCCGACGCCATCGTCGCCTTCGCGGACGACGTGGACGCCACGCTAGCCATCATCGGCCCGGAGTCGGCGCTCGCCGCGGGCGTCGCCGACGCCCTCGACGACGCCGGTGTCTACACCTTCGGCCCGTCGGCCGACGCCGCCCGCATCGAGACGGACAAGGCCTACCAACGGCGGTTCATGCAGGAGGAGGGGATTCCCGGCTGTCCCGACTTCGAGACGTTCGACGACATGGCGGCCGCCTGCGAGTACATCGACAGCTACGACGGCGACTTGGCGGTCAAGCCCGCCGGCCTCACCGGCGGCAAGGGCGTCCGCGTCACGGGTGACCAAGTGACCAAAGACGAAGCGAAGGCGTACCTCCGCGACGCCGACTACGACCGTGTCGTCCTCGAAGAGCGACTCGTCGGCGAGGAGTTCACCGTGCAGGCGTTCGTCGCGAACGGCGACGTGCGACCGACGCCCGCGGTCCAAGACCACAAGCGCGCCTACGAGGGTGACGAGGGGCCGAACACGGGCGGCATGGGGAGCTACAGCGACGCCGCCCCCACGCTACCGTTCATGGACGAGAGCGACTACGCGGCGGCCGTCGACGTGCTTGAAGCGACGGTCGACGCCCTCCCCGACTACAAGGGCGTCCTCTACGGGCAGTTCATGCTCACCGCAGAGGGGGTTCGCGTCGTGGAGTTCAACGCCCGCTTCGGCGACCCCGAAGCGATGAACACGCTGCCGGTCCTCGAGACGCCGTTCCTCGACGTGCTGACGGCCGCACGAGACGGCGACGACCTCCCCACCCTCGCGTTCGACGACCGCGCGACGGTGTGTAAGTACGCCGTCCCGGCGGGCTACCCGACCGACCCCGAATCGGGCGCGCGCATCGCGGTGGACGAGGAGAGCGTCGCCGCCGCGGAGACGGAGTCGGGCGACGCACTCCTCTTCTACGCGAGTGTCGACGCGCGTGAGGACGGCCTCTACACCACTACCTCGCGGGCCTTCGCCGTCGTGGGCATCGACGACACCATCGCCGACGCCGAGTGCATCGCGGAGGACGCGCTCTCGGCGGCGGGCGACGGCCTGCGCGTCCGCCACGACATCGGCACGGCGTCGCTGGTCCAGCGCCGCGTCGACCACATGCGCGACCTGCGCGAGTAA
- the aglJ gene encoding S-layer glycoprotein N-glycosyltransferase AglJ, whose translation MADSDAVCVLVPTLDEAATIGDVVRDFRDAGYENVLVVDGGSRDDTQSVARSAGARVVEQTGTGKGQAVREAVTEHVDAPYVLMLDGDGTYSADDAETMLEPLMTGDADHVIGDRFADMRAGAMTPLNRIGNRLINRAFGFIHGESFRDILSGYRAFTHESFEQMHLTSDGFGIETEMAVECAKRSIPTTVVPVTYFPRPEGSNTNLHPVRDGGIIFLELYRRAKTNNPLFYFGSIGTVSTAAGVLVAAYVAVEWITRQVSHEVLAIVAAFAILVGVQLLMFGLLADLILTLHREDRHDRK comes from the coding sequence ATGGCCGACTCCGACGCCGTCTGTGTCCTCGTCCCCACACTCGACGAGGCCGCGACCATCGGCGACGTGGTTCGTGATTTCCGGGACGCGGGGTACGAGAACGTCCTCGTCGTCGACGGCGGGTCGAGAGACGACACGCAGTCCGTGGCGCGTTCGGCCGGCGCGCGCGTCGTCGAACAGACGGGGACGGGCAAGGGGCAGGCGGTCCGCGAGGCCGTGACCGAACACGTCGACGCCCCGTACGTTCTGATGCTCGACGGCGACGGCACCTACAGCGCCGACGACGCCGAGACGATGCTTGAGCCACTAATGACCGGCGACGCCGACCACGTCATCGGCGACCGCTTCGCGGACATGCGCGCCGGCGCGATGACGCCACTCAACCGAATCGGCAACCGCCTCATCAACCGAGCGTTCGGTTTCATCCACGGCGAGTCGTTCCGTGACATCCTTTCCGGATACCGGGCGTTCACGCACGAGTCGTTCGAGCAGATGCACCTGACTTCGGACGGGTTCGGCATCGAGACGGAGATGGCCGTCGAATGTGCCAAGCGCTCGATTCCGACGACGGTGGTGCCGGTGACCTACTTCCCGCGCCCCGAGGGGTCGAACACCAACCTCCATCCCGTTCGGGATGGTGGCATCATCTTCCTCGAACTCTACCGCCGAGCGAAGACCAACAACCCCCTGTTTTACTTCGGGAGTATCGGGACGGTGTCGACGGCCGCGGGCGTCCTCGTCGCCGCCTACGTCGCCGTCGAGTGGATTACGCGCCAAGTGTCACACGAAGTGCTGGCCATCGTCGCCGCCTTCGCCATTCTGGTCGGCGTCCAACTGCTCATGTTCGGGTTGCTCGCCGACCTGATTCTCACCCTGCACCGCGAGGACCGACACGACCGGAAGTGA
- a CDS encoding oligosaccharyl transferase, archaeosortase A system-associated codes for MSDDQSQGSTSVADLFFDWYHVPALVLVIAGMLAIRLQAYDAFVQNGTVYFSGNDAWYHLRQVEYTVAHWPFTMPFDPWTNFPYGTNEGQFGTLYDQIIATVALLVGLGNPSETLVSKVLLVAPAVFGALIALPVYGVGKRLSGRLAGLFGAVVLLLLPGQFLQRGVVGFADHNIVEPLFQTLAVLALMVAIAVATREKPVWELVLDRDIDALREPILWSALAGAAIAAYMWVWPPGVLLIGVFGVYLTYQLTSDYVAGDSPEPIAFVAVVSMVVSAVLMLLRFQEASFSATEFGLLQPVLALGVAAGAAFLAGLARLFDDRGVDQQYYPVAVVGLLVVGAGVVAVALPSLFGTLQTNALRFIGFSAGAATRTISEAQPYLSPNVLQQNYMTATGRILSDYGFTLFTGVAAVIWLLAKPLVRDGETERVGYVGGSLAIIALLFLVPGPFRAIGDALGIVSELVGVGLVAAILFGAVLQHNYDGEKLLFVVWAAFITSAAFTQVRFNYYLAPIVAIANAYLLGQVLGYLDLDTASLDTVRNIQGYQVFAVFAAAMLIVTPVLLVPMSVRDTGNPSFDQSNTAWESVQSSNPDAITEWQGSLDWMQSNTPEPGTFGGASNEMEYYGTYERTQDFDYPAGAYGVQSWWDYGHWITVRGERIPNANPFQQGATDAANFLLASNETAAQETLGERDQEAAGTRYVMVDWQMVHPQSKFSAPVVFYDESNVSSSDFYNPVYTNNFRGQFMLRDQRYYESLMVRLYEYHGSSMSPQPIVVDWEERRAQTQSGETVTVRATAQNGTPLQQFDNMSAAQNYVENDSTSQVGGIGPFPSEKVPALEHYRLVKVSNSSATSSAQYQSLSRRTFSSTGVPPSSQRLYEPSWVKTFEKVPGATVTADDLPPNTSVRASVEMRVPTTNETFTYTQETMTTEDGELEMTLPYATTGYDEYGPSNGYTNVSVRATGPYTLESALATQNQSLVQYRGQVQIQEGRVNGDIEGARQVSLNQTNPLQNLSLGGGNESESAESLQPVETESPADADDTGEPAPDSTSTAADRAEITRIAAPTRD; via the coding sequence ATGAGTGACGATCAGAGTCAGGGGTCTACATCGGTCGCAGACCTCTTTTTCGACTGGTATCACGTCCCCGCACTCGTCCTCGTTATCGCGGGGATGCTCGCCATCCGTCTCCAGGCGTACGACGCCTTCGTCCAGAACGGAACGGTGTACTTCTCCGGGAACGACGCCTGGTATCACCTCCGCCAGGTCGAGTACACGGTCGCGCACTGGCCGTTCACGATGCCGTTCGACCCGTGGACGAACTTCCCGTACGGGACGAACGAGGGGCAGTTCGGTACCCTCTACGACCAGATAATCGCCACGGTAGCGCTGCTCGTCGGCCTCGGGAATCCCTCCGAGACGCTCGTCTCCAAGGTCCTCCTCGTCGCGCCGGCGGTGTTCGGTGCCCTCATCGCCCTCCCGGTGTACGGCGTCGGCAAGCGTCTCTCCGGACGCCTCGCCGGCCTGTTCGGCGCCGTCGTCTTGCTTCTCCTCCCTGGACAGTTCCTCCAGCGCGGCGTGGTCGGCTTCGCGGACCACAACATCGTCGAACCGCTCTTCCAGACGCTCGCGGTCCTCGCGCTGATGGTGGCCATCGCCGTCGCCACCCGAGAGAAACCCGTCTGGGAGCTCGTCCTCGACCGCGACATCGACGCGCTCCGTGAGCCGATTCTCTGGAGCGCCCTCGCCGGCGCCGCCATCGCCGCCTACATGTGGGTGTGGCCGCCCGGCGTCTTGCTCATCGGCGTCTTCGGCGTCTATCTCACCTACCAGCTCACCTCCGACTACGTCGCCGGCGACTCGCCCGAACCGATTGCGTTCGTCGCTGTCGTCTCCATGGTCGTCAGCGCAGTCCTGATGCTCCTCCGATTCCAAGAGGCTTCGTTCTCAGCGACGGAGTTCGGGCTGCTTCAACCCGTCCTCGCCCTCGGGGTCGCCGCCGGCGCAGCGTTCCTCGCCGGTTTGGCTCGCCTGTTCGACGACCGCGGGGTCGACCAGCAGTACTACCCGGTCGCCGTGGTCGGGCTCCTCGTCGTCGGCGCTGGCGTCGTCGCCGTCGCGCTCCCCTCGCTGTTCGGGACGCTCCAGACGAATGCGCTTCGCTTCATCGGCTTCAGCGCCGGTGCTGCCACCCGGACTATCTCGGAGGCCCAGCCCTACCTCTCCCCGAACGTCCTGCAGCAGAACTACATGACCGCGACGGGGCGAATCCTCTCCGATTACGGGTTCACCCTCTTCACGGGTGTGGCCGCCGTCATCTGGCTGCTCGCGAAACCGCTCGTGCGCGATGGCGAAACCGAACGCGTCGGCTACGTCGGTGGCAGCCTCGCCATCATTGCCCTCCTCTTCCTCGTCCCCGGCCCGTTCCGGGCCATCGGCGACGCCCTCGGTATCGTCTCGGAACTCGTCGGCGTCGGGTTGGTCGCGGCCATCCTCTTCGGTGCCGTCCTCCAGCACAACTACGACGGCGAGAAACTCCTCTTCGTCGTGTGGGCCGCCTTCATCACCTCGGCGGCGTTCACGCAGGTTCGATTCAACTACTACCTCGCCCCCATCGTCGCCATCGCAAACGCCTACCTCCTCGGACAGGTGCTCGGCTACCTCGACCTCGATACCGCGTCGCTCGACACCGTCCGCAACATCCAGGGGTATCAGGTGTTCGCCGTGTTCGCGGCCGCGATGCTCATCGTGACGCCCGTGTTGCTCGTTCCGATGAGCGTCCGCGACACGGGCAACCCGTCGTTCGACCAGAGTAACACGGCGTGGGAATCCGTCCAGTCGTCCAACCCCGACGCAATCACCGAGTGGCAGGGGTCGCTCGACTGGATGCAGTCGAACACGCCCGAACCCGGCACGTTCGGCGGTGCCTCCAACGAGATGGAATACTACGGTACCTACGAGCGGACACAAGACTTCGACTATCCGGCGGGCGCCTACGGCGTCCAGTCGTGGTGGGACTACGGGCACTGGATAACCGTCCGCGGCGAACGCATCCCCAACGCCAACCCGTTCCAGCAGGGGGCAACTGACGCGGCGAACTTCCTGCTCGCGTCCAACGAGACGGCCGCTCAGGAGACCCTCGGTGAGCGTGACCAAGAGGCCGCGGGCACGCGCTACGTCATGGTCGACTGGCAGATGGTCCACCCGCAGTCGAAGTTCAGCGCCCCGGTCGTCTTCTACGACGAGTCGAACGTCTCGTCGTCGGACTTCTACAACCCGGTGTACACCAACAACTTCCGGGGGCAGTTCATGCTCCGCGACCAGCGGTACTACGAGAGCCTGATGGTGCGGCTCTACGAGTACCACGGGAGTTCGATGTCGCCACAGCCGATCGTCGTCGACTGGGAAGAGCGACGCGCCCAAACCCAGAGTGGTGAGACGGTCACCGTCCGCGCGACGGCACAGAACGGGACGCCGCTCCAGCAGTTCGACAATATGTCCGCCGCACAGAACTACGTCGAGAACGATAGCACATCACAGGTCGGTGGTATCGGGCCGTTCCCATCCGAAAAGGTGCCTGCGCTCGAACACTACCGCCTCGTGAAGGTGAGTAACTCGTCGGCGACGTCCTCGGCGCAGTATCAGTCGCTATCCCGCCGGACCTTCTCGTCGACCGGCGTGCCGCCGTCGAGTCAGCGACTCTACGAGCCGTCGTGGGTCAAGACCTTCGAGAAGGTGCCCGGTGCGACGGTCACCGCCGACGACTTGCCGCCGAACACGTCCGTCCGCGCCAGCGTCGAGATGCGGGTCCCCACGACCAACGAGACGTTCACCTACACGCAGGAGACGATGACGACCGAGGACGGCGAGCTGGAGATGACGCTCCCGTACGCCACGACCGGCTACGACGAGTACGGCCCGTCCAACGGCTACACGAACGTGAGCGTCCGCGCCACGGGCCCGTACACGCTCGAATCGGCACTCGCCACGCAGAACCAGTCGCTCGTGCAGTACCGCGGACAGGTCCAGATTCAGGAGGGTCGTGTCAACGGCGACATCGAGGGCGCTCGACAGGTGTCACTGAACCAGACGAATCCGCTCCAGAACCTGAGCCTCGGCGGCGGCAACGAGTCCGAATCTGCCGAGTCGCTCCAGCCGGTGGAGACGGAGTCGCCCGCGGACGCGGACGACACGGGCGAGCCGGCCCCCGACTCCACGTCGACCGCCGCTGACCGCGCTGAGATCACGCGAATCGCGGCCCCCACTCGGGACTGA
- a CDS encoding DUF368 domain-containing protein → MRPLRSLLVVYCKGACMGAADAVPGVSGGTIALIVGIYERLIGALTDVTPGRVLDVLAAPIPGRRADARAAFLAIDGPFLLALGCGVLTAVVVATRGLHRALEAAPVPTFGFFFGLIAVSALVLAEQVSLDTPGRVGAGLVGFLLAFLSAGQAGAALPSSPLVIFFVGAVAISAMVLPGVSGSLILVILGQYAFLVERLTAFIDALIGLLFGGSIEAVLDPASTVGAFVVGAVIGLFTVAHAVRWAFVHYRYATLTFLVSLVFGGLRAPLVEAAKATPAGWTTDAIAAFGLAALVGAVLVGVLEYYTDSVEISA, encoded by the coding sequence ATGCGTCCGCTTCGCTCCCTGCTGGTCGTCTACTGTAAGGGCGCCTGCATGGGAGCGGCCGACGCCGTCCCCGGCGTCTCGGGCGGCACCATCGCGCTCATCGTCGGCATCTACGAGCGCCTCATCGGCGCGCTCACGGACGTCACACCCGGTCGCGTGCTCGACGTTCTCGCCGCCCCCATCCCGGGACGGCGCGCCGACGCCCGCGCGGCCTTTCTCGCTATCGACGGTCCGTTCCTCCTCGCACTCGGATGTGGCGTCCTCACCGCCGTCGTCGTCGCGACGCGCGGCCTCCACCGCGCGCTCGAAGCCGCGCCCGTCCCGACGTTCGGGTTCTTCTTCGGCCTCATCGCTGTATCGGCGCTCGTCCTCGCCGAACAGGTGTCGCTCGACACGCCCGGACGGGTCGGCGCCGGCCTCGTCGGCTTCCTCCTCGCCTTCCTCTCGGCCGGGCAGGCGGGTGCCGCACTCCCCTCCTCGCCGCTGGTGATATTCTTCGTCGGCGCCGTGGCCATCAGCGCGATGGTCCTGCCCGGCGTTTCCGGGTCGCTCATCCTCGTCATCCTCGGGCAGTACGCCTTCCTCGTCGAACGGCTGACAGCATTTATCGACGCCCTCATCGGCCTCCTGTTCGGCGGCTCTATCGAGGCCGTCCTCGACCCTGCCTCGACCGTCGGCGCCTTCGTCGTCGGTGCCGTCATCGGCCTGTTCACCGTGGCCCACGCCGTCCGGTGGGCGTTCGTCCACTACCGCTACGCGACGCTCACCTTCCTCGTCAGCCTCGTCTTCGGCGGGTTGCGCGCACCCCTCGTGGAGGCCGCCAAGGCCACGCCCGCGGGGTGGACCACCGACGCCATCGCGGCGTTCGGTCTCGCCGCCCTCGTCGGCGCCGTCCTCGTCGGCGTCCTCGAATACTACACGGACAGCGTCGAAATCTCGGCATAA
- a CDS encoding class I SAM-dependent methyltransferase produces the protein MGFHTFDSDRAAALEDAAERYRYCSREELHALVAPHTDMRLADLGSGTGFFTDALAPHVETVYAVDVQTAMHDHYREKGVPSNVELVEADAADLPFAADELDAAVSTMTFHEFADADALDEVARVLRPGGRLLTVDWDRAGDGEAGPPRDETYSLADAVSLQTEAGFTVERADQRPETFVTASRL, from the coding sequence ATGGGCTTTCACACGTTCGACAGCGACCGGGCGGCCGCCCTCGAAGACGCCGCCGAGCGGTATCGCTACTGCTCGCGCGAGGAACTCCACGCCCTCGTCGCGCCGCACACGGACATGCGCCTCGCCGACCTGGGGAGCGGGACGGGCTTTTTCACCGACGCGCTGGCGCCCCACGTCGAGACGGTGTACGCCGTCGACGTCCAGACCGCGATGCACGACCACTACCGCGAGAAGGGCGTCCCGTCGAACGTCGAGTTGGTCGAAGCCGACGCCGCAGACCTGCCGTTCGCCGCGGACGAACTCGACGCCGCCGTCTCGACGATGACGTTTCACGAGTTCGCAGACGCCGACGCACTCGACGAAGTCGCTCGGGTGCTCCGTCCCGGCGGGCGCCTACTCACCGTCGACTGGGACCGGGCGGGCGACGGCGAGGCCGGCCCGCCCCGGGACGAGACGTACAGCCTCGCGGACGCCGTCTCGCTCCAGACCGAGGCGGGCTTCACCGTCGAACGCGCCGACCAGCGCCCGGAGACGTTCGTGACGGCGAGTCGGCTGTAA
- a CDS encoding HEWD family protein: MSVTIRKPTARECEDCGRREVWNDATSTWRVARDDDGERITGRVYCIHEWDINGTFVPIESTTDAADA, encoded by the coding sequence ATGAGCGTCACCATCAGGAAACCGACTGCCCGGGAGTGTGAGGACTGCGGCCGGCGGGAGGTCTGGAACGACGCGACCAGTACGTGGCGAGTCGCGCGCGACGACGACGGCGAGCGAATCACCGGGCGAGTGTACTGCATCCACGAGTGGGACATCAACGGCACGTTCGTCCCCATCGAATCGACCACCGACGCCGCCGACGCGTAG
- the cutA gene encoding divalent-cation tolerance protein CutA — MADDAPVTAYVTAPRDAATDLARRLVDERLAACVNVVDCTSTYRWDDVVREDEEAVLLAKTTPDRYPELADRLVEWHPHDVPCVERIDADDAHDEFTAWCADAVE, encoded by the coding sequence ATGGCAGACGACGCGCCGGTGACGGCGTACGTCACCGCACCCCGCGACGCCGCCACCGACCTGGCGCGTCGCCTCGTCGACGAACGACTGGCCGCCTGCGTCAACGTCGTCGACTGCACCTCCACGTACCGCTGGGACGACGTGGTTCGCGAGGACGAGGAAGCCGTCCTACTGGCGAAGACGACTCCCGACCGCTACCCCGAGCTGGCCGACCGACTCGTCGAGTGGCACCCCCACGACGTTCCCTGCGTCGAACGCATAGATGCCGACGACGCCCACGACGAGTTCACCGCGTGGTGTGCCGACGCCGTCGAGTGA
- a CDS encoding HPP family protein, with amino-acid sequence MTVDRYRLGTSLYAGVLFTVLGAVAWLSGQPFVFPSLGPSAFLLAFERTGDRGRLARIVASHSIGGVAGLVAYTLFGAGAALTATPPPHSAAGLHLVASGICSIVLTSWGLIATDTTHAPACATTLIVSLGLLSTPEQVAIIVVSVVVLVVVHAVVVAGFERLVGDTHPRYE; translated from the coding sequence ATGACGGTGGACCGGTATCGCCTCGGGACGAGTCTCTACGCGGGCGTTCTCTTCACCGTCCTCGGCGCCGTCGCGTGGCTCAGCGGCCAGCCGTTCGTGTTCCCGAGTCTCGGCCCCTCGGCGTTCCTCCTCGCGTTCGAGCGGACGGGTGACCGCGGGCGACTGGCGCGCATCGTCGCCAGCCACAGCATCGGGGGCGTCGCCGGCCTCGTCGCGTACACGCTGTTCGGGGCGGGCGCGGCGCTCACGGCGACGCCACCGCCGCACTCGGCGGCGGGACTGCACCTCGTCGCGAGCGGTATCTGTTCTATCGTCCTCACGAGTTGGGGACTCATCGCGACGGATACGACACACGCCCCGGCGTGTGCGACGACGCTCATCGTCTCGCTCGGCCTGCTGTCGACGCCCGAGCAAGTGGCGATAATCGTCGTGAGTGTCGTCGTTCTCGTCGTCGTTCACGCCGTCGTCGTTGCGGGGTTCGAACGCCTCGTCGGCGACACGCACCCACGGTACGAGTGA